From the Fulvia fulva chromosome 2, complete sequence genome, one window contains:
- a CDS encoding putative cardiolipin-specific deacylase 1, mitochondrial: MASTSESADGHNGPQYPTAPMGGKPMLARQRANEDAQAEPKGHGRDGNAYFPLGYKEGFSQWWAGLAPAVTEHKVMAFIPYLQKPPTHTQTGSAPVPANNSTLSLDKSKSSGSGETIERTTSIHDPHGPRQWQSKMVELSGKNRALNEFSVERLGEEVDNNLVMVHGYGAGLGFFYKNYEALSRLPNWRLYSLDLPGMGRSTRPPFRINAKDKEGKIRAAESWFVDALEEWRKKKGIDKFTLLGHSMGGYMAVCYALKYPGHLNKLILASPVGIPEDPYAVNEDMPEPGDSTMANQVAQDASVGTVKGDNKPPRRQMPKWLTTLWDANISPFSLVRLSGPLGPRLVSGWTSRRFSHLPADEAQALHDYSYSLFRQRGSGEYALAYILAPGAFARSPLVRRIHGVGRQFLEQHGEPSPDNASSKTEEVPRKERETGLPVVMMYGENDWMDIAGGYAAQERMREEKKKALSQASEREKQLENGETKVTIIRKAGHHVYLDGYEQFNNEVLNEMKDVEKRQKRLASLQ, from the coding sequence ATGGCGTCTACCTCTGAGTCCGCCGACGGCCACAACGGGCCTCAATACCCAACAGCCCCGATGGGAGGCAAGCCGATGTTGGCACGTCAGCGCGCGAACGAGGATGCACAGGCAGAGCCCAAAGGACATGGGCGTGATGGTAACGCATACTTTCCGCTGGGCTACAAAGAGGGCTTCTCACAATGGTGGGCTGGTCTCGCGCCTGCAGTCACGGAGCACAAAGTCATGGCTTTCATTCCGTATCTGCAAAAGCCGCCCACGCACACGCAGACTGGCAGCGCCCCTGTGCCCGCAAACAACTCCACATTAAGTCTCGACAAGAGCAAGAGCTCGGGAAGTGGCGAGACTATCGAGCGAACGACCAGCATACACGATCCTCACGGACCGCGACAGTGGCAGAGCAAGATGGTCGAGCTGAGTGGCAAGAACCGGGCATTGAACGAGTTCAGCGTGGAGAGGCTGGGCGAGGAAGTAGACAATAACCTTGTCATGGTCCACGGCTACGGTGCAGGACTCGGCTTCTTCTACAAGAACTACGAAGCGTTGTCACGATTACCAAACTGGAGGCTGTATTCGCTGGATCTCCCTGGTATGGGTCGGAGCACGCGACCACCTTTCAGAATCAACGCGAAAGACAAGGAAGGGAAAATTCGCGCGGCTGAGTCTTGGTTCGTCGATGCATTGGAAGAGTGGCGAAAGAAGAAGGGCATCGATAAGTTTACACTCCTAGGACACAGTATGGGTGGGTACATGGCAGTATGTTACGCGCTGAAGTATCCTGGGCACCTAAACAAACTCATTTTGGCTTCGCCTGTGGGCATACCCGAAGACCCATACGCGGTCAACGAAGATATGCCAGAACCCGGGGACAGCACTATGGCGAACCAAGTCGCACAGGACGCGAGCGTGGGCACAGTGAAGGGCGACAACAAGCCACCACGGCGGCAAATGCCGAAGTGGCTGACAACGCTCTGGGATGCTAACATCTCGCCTTTTTCGCTGGTAAGGCTTTCTGGACCACTTGGACCTCGATTAGTATCTGGCTGGACCAGCAGGCGCTTCTCGCACCTGCCCGCTGACGAGGCTCAAGCACTGCACGACTACAGCTACTCGCTTTTTCGACAGCGTGGTAGTGGCGAGTACGCGCTTGCATACATTCTTGCGCCGGGCGCTTTTGCACGATCTCCCTTGGTCCGAAGAATCCATGGTGTAGGCAGGCAGTTCTTGGAACAACACGGAGAGCCGTCTCCAGACAACGCTTCATCAAAGACCGAGGAAGTGCCGAGGAAAGAACGAGAGACTGGACTTCCGGTCGTGATGATGTACGGCGAGAACGACTGGATGGACATTGCCGGCGGATATGCTGCACAAGAGCGGATGCGagaggagaagaagaaggcgcTGTCGCAAGCTAGTGAGCGTGAGAAGCAGCTCGAGAATGGTGAGACCAAGGTCACCATCATCCGCAAAGCTGGACATCACGTCTACCTCGATGGTTACGAACAATTCAACAACGAAGTACTGAATGAGATGAAGGATGTTGAGAAGCGACAGAAGAGACTAGCATCATTGCAATGA
- a CDS encoding Sporulation-specific protein spo7 produces MSDPIDRIVKGAPPPDVSAEQVAAKAKASSSSSSITAPLLPDGTNSDPRDALPSSPPQIYLNLLILESSLRLQYISLRARLKLHLLLVVGLAAWNLLFTYLLFFRPREDGSGVGGSVYWVVESTEKLGWCSGVVTLCLFWGTGMYERGVRWPRKFVSTTNRGLRGFNLKVVVVKGSVLSEAAGWLAMLDQMGWFREDRVNFQIVPKDIELGAPKDHWNAHAERHGMLEEDIAPGGDVLRVLLLPKPFSPDFREGWDTFRMEYWERENARRATLRSVVRARKREVAKRDGGWLWWTGWRGWRNVRLNIFSGRKSRRQMELEKLAIKDKPSAERIKERRRKESLLRAGSHSRQSSQSRTPTPDPEGGPQRRPRRGSSTHSTAAGTRRPRRPPVDSKSRLSATETLLHESRGPTALSKRSSTISASSAEDAFKKEEDTSSSSPMKQENLFADEIKQEPAEA; encoded by the coding sequence ATGAGCGACCCGATCGACCGCATCGTGAAGGGTGCTCCTCCGCCTGATGTCAGTGCCGAGCAGGTGGCGGCGAAAGCAAAGGCTTCATCATCATCTTCATCTATAACAGCGCCACTTTTGCCGGATGGAACGAACAGCGACCCCCGGGATGCGCTACCTTCGAGTCCGCCGCAGATATATCTCAACTTGCTGATCCTGGAGTCATCTCTACGACTGCAGTACATAAGCTTGCGAGCCCGGCTGAAACTACACCTACTGCTGGTTGTGGGACTTGCCGCGTGGAATCTGCTCTTCACCTACCTACTATTTTTCCGCCCGCGAGAGGATGGTAGCGGAGTCGGTGGTAGCGTCTACTGGGTCGTAGAATCAACTGAGAAGCTAGGGTGGTGCAGTGGAGTGGTCACGCTGTGTCTCTTCTGGGGAACTGGCATGTACGAACGTGGCGTGCGATGGCCTAGGAAGTTTGTGTCGACCACAAATCGTGGTCTGCGAGGCTTCAACTTGAAAGTTGTGGTTGTCAAAGGCTCCGTTCTGTCGGAAGCGGCTGGATGGCTGGCTATGCTGGACCAAATGGGCTGGTTTCGAGAAGATCGCGTGAACTTCCAGATTGTTCCCAAAGACATCGAATTAGGGGCGCCAAAAGACCACTGGAACGCACATGCAGAACGGCATGGTATGCTGGAGGAAGACATTGCGCCGGGCGGCGATGTTTTGCGAGTATTGTTACTGCCCAAGCCGTTCTCTCCCGACTTCAGAGAAGGATGGGACACTTTCAGGATGGAATATTGGGAGCGCGAGAATGCGCGGCGCGCCACTTTACGTTCAGTCGTACGAGCACGGAAGCGCGAGGTAGCTAAGAGAGATGGAGGGTGGTTGTGGTGGACAGGCTGGCGTGGATGGCGCAACGTCCGACTCAACATTTTCTCTGGAAGAAAATCAAGGCGACAGATGGAGCTAGAGAAGCTGGCCATCAAAGACAAGCCTTCGGCGGAGCGCATCAAAGAAAGAAGGCGCAAAGAAAGCCTTCTGCGCGCCGGGTCACATTCGCGTCAATCCTCACAATCACGAACACCGACACCAGATCCCGAAGGCGGGCCACAGCGACGACCGCGCCGTGGTAGTAGCACTCACTCGACGGCTGCTGGTACGCGTAGGCCACGGCGACCACCCGTTGACTCCAAGAGCCGGCTGAGCGCCACGGAGACGCTGCTCCACGAGTCGCGCGGACCAACGGCTCTGTCTAAGAGATCTAGCACGATTAGCGCTTCCAGCGCTGAAGATGCATTTAAAAAGGAAGAAGACACCAGCAGTTCTTCTCCAATGAAGCAAGAAAACCTATTCGCAGACGAGATCAAGCAAGAGCCAGCCGAAGCATGA
- a CDS encoding Manganese lipoxygenase, with translation MIVSKLAVCTVAILGASASPVFRRSVAATGLRSRQDGTISSTAYSVPGANSNELRADEVSRKKETFLYGPSLGVGPAYPAGELGLVYINADEAIVTAERNAQLAVSRGDGTQAMANAAKYNGLKTLDDYTRLYDHEWQNSSRPTGQDSGILTNYTQDLLFSMERLSVNPYAVRRLLPLEELPFAVEDATIRSMAGQPLRSLLDDGRLFYVDHRNQSTYNRTDKFGAACDAYFYISPSSGDFLPLAIRTNVGSNLIYTPNDSPTDWLLAKMMFNVNDFFMAQIDHLARTHSVAEILYQAAIRSLSDKHPVLAILKRLMYGAFGIRPLAMTILFNPGAAIDRFFPWTGTAATQFNNDTYANGYAGAFHANWIRNNLRRRGLIDCAHGPPLKDFPFYEDAGPIVDAIHRFTRTLVSSYYPNNAAIRADPEVRAWLAELTGNGEVIDFPPIDTRSDLANVLAEVARLVSVTHHAVNTNELITSSGTLPFHPTALYQPIPTEKGITNVVPWLPPLNQSLRWISVSANFARPLLAGTNRSIVHMFDDDVMLGRMNEDTRRANDRFMETMRARSRVVKSRGFGKDGLSQGMPFVWNALDPDIAPWSSTI, from the exons ATGATTGTCTCAAAGTTGGCCGTATGTACAGTCGCAATACTTGGAGCATCTGCTTCCCCGGTCTTTCGTCGTTCAGTCGCAGCAACGGGGCTTCGATCGAGACAAGATGGCACCATATCGTCAACAGCCTACTCCGTGCCTGGAGCCAACAGTAATGAACTTCGAGCCGATGAAGTTAGCAGAAAGAAAGAGACCTTTCTGTATGGGCCCTCCTTGGGGGTAGGACCAGCGTATCCAGCTGGAGAGTTGGGACTGGTATACATAAACGCAGATGAAGCCATCGTGACTGCTGAGCGTAATGCCCAGCTAGCCGTATCTAGAGGTGATGGGACGCAGGCAATGGCAAATGCAGCAAAG TACAATGGCCTCAAGACGCTCGATGATTACACGAGGCTCTACGACCATGAGTGGCAGAACAGCTCCAGGCCAACGGGCCAGGATTCAGGCATACTAACCAACTACACGCAGGACCTGCTCTTCTCGATGGAGCGTCTTTCTGTCAACCCATACGCTGTTCGCCGGTTGTTGCCACTAGAGGAGCTGCCGTTCGCTGTTGAGGATGCCACCATTCGAAGCATGGCTGGCCAGCCTCTGCGAAGCCTATTGGACGACGGACGACTGTTCTACGTGGATCACAGGAACCAAAGCACTTACAACCGAACTGACAAGTTTGGCGCAGCCTGCGATGCTTACTTCTACATCTCACCATCGTCTGGCGACTTTCTGCCATTGGCCATCCGAACCAATGTTGGCAGTAACCTCATATACACTCCGAACGACTCACCAACGGACTGGCTGCTTGCCAAGATGATGTTCAACGTCAATGACTTCTTCATGGCTCAAATAGATCACCTGGCCAGAACACACAGCGTGGCAGAGATTCTATACCAAGCTGCAATCAGAAGCCTTAGCGACAAGCATCCTGTCCTCGCAATCCTGAAACGGCTCATGTACGGCGCCTTCGGCATACGCCCGTTGGCAATGACAATTCTCTTCAACCCGGGTGCGGCGATCGACAGATTCTTTCCGTGGACTGGCACGGCTGCGACGCAGTTCAACAATGATACTTACGCAAATGGCTACGCCGGTGCCTTCCACGCCAATTGGATCCGCAACAATCTTCGTCGCCGCGGTCTCATAGACTGCGCCCATGGTCCACCTCTCAAGGATTTCCCGTTCTACGAAGACGCCGGTCCAATCGTGGACGCCATCCATCGATTTACACGCACTCTCGTGTCCTCCTACTACCCGAACAATGCCGCCATCCGTGCCGACCCAGAAGTCCGCGCCTGGCTGGCAGAGTTGACTGGCAATGGCGAAGTCATTGACTTCCCTCCCATCGACACACGCTCCGATCTCGCCAATGTGCTCGCAGAAGTTGCGCGCCTCGTTTCGGTGACGCATCACGCTGTCAATACGAATGAGCTCATCACCAGCTCGGGGACACTTCCGTTTCATCCCACAGCTCTGTATCAACCTATACCGACTGAGAAGGGTATCACCAATGTAGTGCCCTGGCTACCACCTTTGAACCAGAGCCTTCGCTGGATAAGCGTGTCTGCCAACTTTGCGAGGCCCTTGTTGGCGGGTACGAATAGAAGTATTGTGCATATGTTTGATGATGACGTGATGCTGGGGAGGATGAATGAGGACACGCGAAGGGCAAATGATAGATTCATGGAGACGATGAGGGCGAGGAGTAGGGTAGTGAAGAGCAGAGGCTTCGGTAAAGATGGACTGAGTCAGGGCATGCCGTTCGTATGGAACGCTTTAGACCCTGATATCGCGCCGTGGAGTTCGACAATTTAG
- a CDS encoding putative xyloglucan-specific endo-beta-1,4-glucanase A: MESPLAVLALALANLAIASPTPLDKRAENCEQYGSVQTGDYTFYNNLWGQAQATSGQQCFGVTGLTNNLLSWATTWSWLGDTSVKSYANAVLGSLVTSPKQLATVSSLDSEWSWTNEGSDVVADVASDLFTSSSAEGDEEFEIMIWLAALGDAGPISSTYGADGDPTALATTTIAGTDWSLYKGPDGQMTVYSFVAPSDVNAFSGDLMDFFDHLVQQQGFSTSQYLISAGAGTEAFSGSDVTFTTSAYSLTVA; the protein is encoded by the exons ATGGAGTCACCCTTGGCAGTCCTCGCACTGGCGCTGGCCAACCTCGCCATAGCCTCACCAACGCCACTCGATAAGCGCGCCGAAAACTGCGAGCAATATGGCAGCGTCCAGACTGGCGATTACACATTCTACAACAACCTGTGGGGTCAAGCTCAAGCCACTTCTGGACAGCAATGCTTCGGCGTCACTGGGCTCACCAACAACCTGCTATCCTGGGCAACGACATGGTCCTGGCTGGGCGATACCTCCGTCAAGTCATACGCAAATGCCGTCCTTGGATCCTTGGTCACATCACCAAAGCAACTTGCAACAGTCTCGTCGTTGGACTCAGAGTGGTCTTGGACAAATGAGGGCAGTGATGTTGTGGCAGATGTTGCATCCGACTTGTTCACTTCATCCTCCGCCGAAGGTGATGAGGAGTTTGAGATCATGATCTGGCTTGCCGCTCTGGGCGATGCCGGGCCAATCTCAAGCACATAC GGCGCTGACGGCGATCCCACCGCACTGGCAACAACCACCATCGCGGGCACAGACTGGAGCCTGTATAAGGGTCCTGATGGGCAGATGACAGTGTACTCCTTCGTTGCGCCAAGCGATGTGAATGCCTTCAGTGGCGACCTCATGGACTTCTTCGACCACTTGGTCCAGCAGCAGGGTTTCTCAACCAGCCAATATCTCATCAGCGCCGGCGCTGGAACCGAGGCATTCTCTGGCAGCGACGTTACCTTTACCACTTCTGCATACAGCTTGACGGTAGCATAG
- a CDS encoding UPF0303 protein produces MAAEPTIPMPPRELEEINIIDNSLTFPTFTANTAWTLGSLLRTRLLPFSKPVVIDISLANNNHCLFHATTHSGTAPDNGSWVARKRNTVLRFGVSSWYLHNKFKGDESAFGAKYALGARAGEYAIHGGGWPVRVQGVEGVIAVIVVSGLKQEQDHGIIVQIVREYLEELGIEMGEKKKED; encoded by the coding sequence ATGGCCGCAGAGCCCACGATTCCCATGCCGCCTCGCGAGCTCGAGGAGATCAACATCATCGACAACTCACTCACATTCCCCACGTTCACCGCAAACACAGCCTGGACGTTGGGATCACTCCTGAGGACCCGGCTACTTCCTTTCTCCAAGCCCGTGGTCATAGACATCAGCCTCGCGAACAACAATCACTGTCTCTTTCACGCAACGACACACTCCGGAACAGCTCCTGATAACGGTTCGTGGGTTGCTCGCAAAAGGAATACGGTGCTTCGGTTTGGCGTGTCATCATGGTACTTGCACAACAAGTTCAAGGGCGATGAGAGCGCCTTTGGTGCCAAATATGCCCTCGGCGCACGAGCTGGGGAGTATGCTATCCATGGCGGTGGCTGGCCGGTCAGAGTGCAGGGTGTTGAAGGTGTGATTGCGGTCATTGTGGTTTCAGGTCTGAAGCAAGAGCAGGATCATGGTATCATCGTGCAGATCGTGAGGGAGTATCTCGAGGAGCTAGGCATTGAAATgggcgagaagaagaaggaggattGA
- a CDS encoding Sphingomyelin phosphodiesterase 2: MDGNFQAILLLSIARMVLFERVLALAPLLLQLGDAQSRYGSAAASAPGPTSVFSSYYPSPTGQEPQPAVYHPVLNITFPANLTNPDTIPDNDPDPVYYPKPVANLTNAEQQKVTENVVKQVKEVIASPCFTSNCSKCIAALSLAKGAADFAPSLVPAAMVSLCNETSLHSASTCKEDFEATTFGAIWTQVLAFADVSGLDGQYICHSISTSFCPAPLTSSLNTANLFPKAKPENATAPKASGKRVKVLHMSHFHIDPRHKVGSEGNCTSALCCRNNNDNTALPHGQISFPAPPFGYFQCDTPYDLGLGCDDPLGWTIYTGDLVSHDPQTQLNRAYTEYAETSVYNYLFKKYLTRPVFPVLGNHDTNPEAIDAPHSLPGPLGQQMSWNYDHVAALWKHEDWLDDAAENQARVHYGAYSIKNHYGLRIITFNSDFWYKSNFLNFINTSNPDVSGTFKFVIDELQAAEDAGERVWLFAHVLSGWDGSNPMPNPSNLFYQIVERYSPHVIANIFFGHTHEDQSMIYYANNGTKQSLDTALNNGWIGPSVTPLTNLNSGFRMYEVDTGSFDIYEAYTWYTDVHTFSNMTRQGPTFELEYSTRETYGGAAGWPQDAPLNATFWHAVTEAMEKDHSLVSKQNTLTGKSSIKKSVNMRSGSVALGQQCPQGYGSVQSAFSPKS, encoded by the exons ATGGATGGCAATTTCCAAGCCATACTGCTCCTCTCCATCGCAAGGATGGTCCTCTTTGAACGCGTCCTTGCGCTTGCCCCGCTTCTGCTTCAGCTTGGAGATGCACAATCAAGATATGGCAGTGCAGCAGCCAGTGCGCCTGGT CCTACGTCGGTCTTCTCGTCCTACTACCCATCTCCGACCGGGCAAGAGCCCCAGCCAGCAGTCTATCATCCGGTCCTGAACATTACCT TCCCTGCCAATTTGACCAATCCAGACACGATACCAGACAATGATCCCGACCCCGTTTACTACCCCAAGCCAGTCGCGAACTTGACCAACGCAGAGCAGCAGAAAGTCACCGAAAATGTGGTCAAGCAGGTCAAGGAAGTCATCGCAAGTCCCTGCTTCACCAGCAACTGCTCCAAATGCATTGCGGCACTTTCACTCGCCAAAGGTGCTGCCGATTTTGCTCCCAGTCTTGTTCCCGCAGCTATGGTCAGCCTATGCAACGAGACCAGCCTGCACTCTGCCAGTACTTGCAAAGAAGACTTCGAAGCTACCACTTTCGGTGCGATCTGGACGCAGGTTCTGGCATTCGCGGATGTCAGTGGGCTGGATGGGCAGTATATCTGCCACTCTATCTCGACCTCATTCTGCCCGGCGCCGCTCACGTCATCTCTGAATACCGCGAACTTGTTCCCAAAGGCCAAGCCGGAAAACGCTACAGCTCCTAAAGCAAGCGGGAAGCGTGTCAAGGTCCTGCATATGAGCCATTTTCACATCGACCCACGTCACAAAGTCGGCTCTGAGGGCAACTGCACTTCTGCGTTGTGCTGCCGTAACAACAACGATAATACTGCACTGCCGCATGGACAAATCAGCTTTCCAGCGCCGCCTTTTGGCTACTTTCAGTGTGACACTCCCTACGATCTGGGATTGGGCTGC GACGACCCACTGGGTTGGACGATATACACCGGTGATCTTGTCTCTCACGACCCTCAGACTCAGCTCAATCGTGCATACACCGAGTATGCTGAGACGTCCGTGTACAACTACCTCTTCAAGAAGTACCTCACTAGACCTGTCTTTCCTGTCCTTGGTAACCATGACACCAATCCAGAAGCTATCGATGCACCTCATTCACTTCCTGGGCCACTTGGACAGCAAATGAGCTGGAACTACGACCATGTTGCAGCGCTGTGGAAACATGAAGACTGGCTCGATGATGCAGCAGAAAACCAAGCTCGAGTTCACTACGGCGCTTACAGCATCAAGAACCACTATGGCCTACGCATCATCACTTTCAACAGTGACTTCTGGTACAAGAGCAACTTTCTCAACTTCATCAATACCAGCAATCCCGATGTGAGTGGAACGTTCAAGTTCGTCATTGATGAGTTGCAAGCCGCTGAGGACGCCGGAGAAAGAGTCTGGCTATTTGCACACGTTCTTTCGGGATGGGATGGAAGCAACCCGATGCCAAACCCTTCCAACCTCTTCTATCAGATTGTCGAGCGGTACTCACCACATGTCATTGCCAACATCTTCTTTGGGCACACACACGAGGATCAGTCCATGATTTACTACGCCAACAACGGCACAAAGCAGTCGCTTGACACTGCTCTCAACAATGGATGGATTGGCCCATCAGTCACTCCTCTGACCAACCTCAACAGTGGCTTCCGAATGTACGAAGTCGATACCGGCTCTTTCGACATCTACGAAGCGTACACTTGGTACACTGATGTGCATACTTTCTCAAATATGACCCGTCAAGGACCTACCTTTGAGCTTGAGTACTCTACTCGTGAGACGTATGGTGGAGCTGCTGGGTGGCCACAGGATGCACCGCTGAATGCCACATTCTGGCATGCGGTCACAGAGGCAATGGAGAAGGATCATAGTCTTGTTAGTAAACAGAACACATTGACGGGCAAGAGCAGCATCAAGA AATCTGTTAATATGAGGTCTGGAAGTGTTGCTCTGGGTCAGCAGTGTCCGCAAGGTTATGGGAGTGTGCAGAGTGCTTTCTCGCCCAAGTCGTAA
- a CDS encoding Major facilitator superfamily multidrug transporter mdrA, with translation MTHNGQDGHDDRSLTSEADHGLNRPTGTFVGDNTDSGAERKHIIANDHVDLVRYPDIKSVQDSRYASSLPSRCPSEHNVAERTIVSFPKGDPENPYNWSVTKKIYITLTCIALVMNSTIGSALPSGASKQTPEYFGITNESLLVLPVSIYLVGYVLGPLVFAPMSESFGRKWVVIGTFVIFTAFHLGCALAPTFSGLIVMRLLVGIGSSTPISVVGGMYADVFDTPKTRGRAVTAFMAATTWGPLAGPIISGFVAPISWRWAYWIALIIAGVTWPFVLFLPETYGPILLKRRAEKLRKETGDQNIIAPVELVEQNWMEFVTVVLTRPVRMFLFEWIVLFSCLYLSMVYAVFYFFFQAYPTTFEGIYGFNAGEVGLTFLPIGVGSVFATGIYLYWEHYLDKARSLFWLGWTARSDIHWIVPTLSAIPFGIGFLLIFMALINYIIDAYEVFAASAMGAASCSRSIFGVVLPFAARSMYTTLGIAWSCSLLGFVSIAMGVIPFVFIKYGESIRANSKWCQELKRQKADHQEKRRQIEEGQQSPGVAEQLVRSDPEKQV, from the exons ATGACGCACAATGGCCAAGATGGTCACGACGACAGATCTCTTACATCTGAGGCTGATCACGGGTTGAACAGACCTACAGGCACTTTCGTGGGAGACAATACAGATTCCGGTGCCGAAAGGAAGCACATCATCGCGAACGACCATGTCGACTTGGTTAGATACCCCGACATCAAGTCAGTTCAGGATTCTAGATATGCATCAAGTTTGCCTTCACGGTGCCCCAGCGAGCACAATGTGGCAGAACGGACCATTGTGTCGTTCCCAAAGGGCGATCCAGAAAACCCATACAACTGGAGCGTGACCAAGAAGATTTATATTACATTGACCTGCATAGCGTTGGTCATGAACTCGACAATTGGGAGTGCATTACCATCAGGTGCCTCGAAACAGACACCGGAGTATTTTGGCATCACGAACGAAAGCTTGTTGGTGCTGCCGGTGTCCATCTACCTTGTTGGATATGTGCTAGGACCTTTG GTCTTCGCTCCAATGAGCGAATCATTTGGCAGGAAGTGGGTAGTCATAGGCACATTTGTGATCTTTACAGCTTTTCACTTGGGCTGCGCTCTTGCTCCGACATTCTCGGGCCTTATCGTCATGCGACTGCTGGTCGGGATTGGCTCGTCCACACCAATATCTGTCGTCGGCGGGATGTACGCCGACGTCTTCGACACACCAAAAACTCGAGGGCGTGCAGTCACTGCCTTCATGGCTGCCACAACCTGGGGCCCGCTTGCTGGACCGATCATCTCTGGCTTCGTTGCGCCAATCTCCTGGCGATGGGCGTATTGGATAGCACTCATCATAGCTGGTGTGACGTGGCCGTTTGTCTTGTTCTTGCCTGAGACATATGGTCCGATATTGCTGAAACGACGTGCTGAGAAGCTTAGAAAGGAGACTGGTGACCAGAACATCATTGCACCGGTAGAGCTTGTGGAGCAGAACTGGATGGAGTTTGTCACAGTGGTCCTTACACGCCCAGTCCGGATGTTCCTGTTCGAATGGATCGTGCTATTTAGCTGCCTCTATCTCAGCATGGTATACGCTGTCTTCTATTTCTTCTTCCAGGCGTATCCGACCACATTCGAAGGAATCTATGGCTTCAACGCTGGAGAAGTGGGCTTGACATTCCTTCCTATTGGCGTTGGATCTGTGTTCGCGACTGGCATATACCTCTACTGGGAGCACTACCTGGACAAAGCGAGATC TCTTTTCTGGCTCGGCTGGACCGCGAGATCGGATATACACTGGATTGTTCCTACGCTTTCTGCTATACCGTTTGGCATTGGGTTCTTATTGATCTTCATGGCCCTGATCAACTATATCATCGACGCTTACGAAGTGTTCGCAGCGAGTGCTATGGGCGCAGCATCTTGTTCACGAAGCATATTTGGAGTTGTGCTTCCTTTCGCAGCGAGATCTATGTACACTACCTTGGGCATTGCTTGGAGTTGTAGCCTACTGGGATTCGTGAGCATAGCGATGGGAGTTATACCGTTTGTGTTCATCAAGTATGGAGAGAGTATTAGAGCAAACTCGAAGTGGTGTCAGGAACTGAAACGACAGAAAGCGGACCACCAAGAGAAGCGGCGGCAAATCGAAGAAGGGCAGCAGAGTCCTGGCGTCGCGGAGCAGCTTGTGCGCAGTGACCCTGAAAAGCAAGTCTAG
- a CDS encoding Prefoldin subunit 4, with protein sequence MLSRTRMLSREEEEQIGEEKEVRREDQEKINRFSRLHSREKTLEEELKVKQKDKEDLEEISTELELADEDDKVPYKIGDSFFNLPVPDVQELLTAAVERIDTDVSGVEDKLTELREEMNKLKAALYGRFGKSINLEA encoded by the exons ATGCTGTCCAGAACGCGCATG CTCTCCCGCGAGGAAGAGGAGCAGATCGGCGAAGAAAAGGAAGTCCGCCGCGAAGACCAGGAGAAGATAAATCGGTTCAGCCGCCTGCACTCGAGAGAGAAGACCTTGGAAGAAGAATTGAAAGTCAAGCAG AAAGACAAGGAGGATCTCGAGGAGATCTCCACAGAGCTGGAGCTTGCAGATGAAGATGACAAAGTCCC CTACAAGATTGGAGACTCGTTCTTCAACCTGCCGGTACCAGACGTCCAGGAACTGCTCACCGCAGCTGTGGAACGTATCGATACCGACGTGTCAGGTGTGGAAGACAAGCTCACCGAGTTGCGCGAAGAAATGAACAAGCTCAAGGCTGCACTCTATGGACGCTTCGGCAAGTCAATAAACCTGGAGGCCTGA
- a CDS encoding 40S ribosomal protein S25, producing MAPAATGGKKQKKKWSKGKVKDKANHAVVLDKNTGEKLQKDVQSYRLITVAVLVDRLKINGSLARKALNDLEEKGVIKQVIGHSACKVYTRAVGGGD from the exons ATGGCGCCAGCAGCAACAGGTGGCAAGAAGCAAAAGAAGAAGTGGTCCAAGGGCAAGG TCAAGGACAAGGCCAACCACGCCGTGGTGCTCGACAAGAACACTGGCGAGAAGCTCCAGAAGGATGTCCAGTCATACCGCCTCATCACAGTCGCCGTCCTCGTCGACAGACTGAAGATCAACGGCTCGCTAGCACGCAAGGCCCTTAACGACCTCGAGGAGAAGGGTGTCATCAAGCAAGTGATCGGACACAGCGCCTGCAAGGTTTACA CACGCGCAGTCGGTGGTGGCGATTAG